The genomic interval TTAGGAACTTGAAGGATATATATGGTTTAAGACAAAGAATAAGGGATTATAATCCTGATGTACTTATATATTTAACCGAGCCCCGAGGCCGGTTCTCAATTTACCGTGACACAGCTTTCTTTTACTTCTGCGGCATAAAATGCATTATCGGCGCTCCATTGTCTGCGGACAAATTAAATAACAGTTTTGATGAAGCAAATGGTTTGTATGAAAATGAAACGGAAAGATTGGCACGGTGTTTGTCCGTGTTGGGTGATGCGCATTTGGAGTTGATGGAGAATTGGAGTTTACGTCTTTCAAAGGAGGAAGAGCATAAGGCGGATAATTTATTAAAACAAAATAGAGCGGTCTCAAAATTTATTGTTTTTGGATTGGGCACTAAGATAAAATCGAAGGATTGGGGGCAATCAAACTGGCAAAATTTGATTGCCAAATTATCCGAGAAATTCTATGACTATGCCGTAGTATTTATTGGCGCAAAGGATGAATATGATTATTGTGATAGTGTTGGCAGGTTTTGGAAGAATGATAAAATAAATTTATGCGGTCTTACCAAACCCAGAGAAGCTGCCGCAATTATAAAAAAAGCGGCAGTGTACATCGGACATGATTCCGGGTCAATGCATTTAGCCGCAGCACAGGGGATTCCGATTGTAGCGATATTTAGTTCTCGAGCAAAACCGGGCATTTGGTTTCCTTATTGGAGCAGACAAAATATTCTTTTTAATAGTATTAAATGC from candidate division TA06 bacterium carries:
- a CDS encoding glycosyltransferase family 9 protein; translated protein: MDKRIRFASLLGKNKNLLGARKVLIYRLGSLGDTVIALPLFHLIQRVFPSAGIAVLSANVTDSKAISVKSLLDGSGLVHQYINYQVRLRNLKDIYGLRQRIRDYNPDVLIYLTEPRGRFSIYRDTAFFYFCGIKCIIGAPLSADKLNNSFDEANGLYENETERLARCLSVLGDAHLELMENWSLRLSKEEEHKADNLLKQNRAVSKFIVFGLGTKIKSKDWGQSNWQNLIAKLSEKFYDYAVVFIGAKDEYDYCDSVGRFWKNDKINLCGLTKPREAAAIIKKAAVYIGHDSGSMHLAAAQGIPIVAIFSSRAKPGIWFPYWSRQNILFNSIKCQGCLLDNCPKDNKCIKMTTVDKVYLKIEKVLKSTSS